One Parashewanella spongiae genomic window, AAGCCTATTTTTGCACGTGGAATTTCTCATCAAACGCGACTGCTTCTAGCAGTCGCTTTATCGATCTTATTAATCGCTACCAATAAATATCTTGATCCATTTCGCAGCTCTTTAGCAAGCTTGCTTGCGCCTGTTCAATATTTAGCGAGTGTCCCCGGTGCCTTGCTTGACTGGTCAGCGGAAAGTTTAGCCACCAGAGAAATGCTCGAAAAACAGAACACTCAGCTACTTAATCAGCAGTTAATGATGAGTGAACGCTTACAGCGTTTTGAACATTTACGTCAGGAAAACCAACGACTGCGCACATTGCTTGATTCTCCTATTCAGATCGATACCCGTAAAAAAGTCGCTGAAATTGTTGAGGTGGCCAGTGATCCTTATCATCAATATGTTGTGTTAAATCATGGTAGTAATAGTGGTGTTTTTGTGGGGCAACCTGTTATCGACGCACAAGGCATTGTGGGGCAAGTTGTTCAAGTTAATGCCTTAACAAGTCGAGTATTATTGCTGACGGATAGCACTCATGGATTACCTGTTCGTATTACTCGTAATGATGTTAGTTTGATTGCTAATGGCACTGGAATATTGGATGAGCTTGAATTAAGGCATGTATCAAAAAGCACAGATGTCCGTATTGGTGATTTATTAGTGACTTCAGGGCTTGGGCATCGTTTTCCAGAAGGTTACCCCGTTGCTCGGGTGATTAAAGTACAGCGAGATAGTGGCCAAAATTAC contains:
- the mreC gene encoding rod shape-determining protein MreC, with amino-acid sequence MKPIFARGISHQTRLLLAVALSILLIATNKYLDPFRSSLASLLAPVQYLASVPGALLDWSAESLATREMLEKQNTQLLNQQLMMSERLQRFEHLRQENQRLRTLLDSPIQIDTRKKVAEIVEVASDPYHQYVVLNHGSNSGVFVGQPVIDAQGIVGQVVQVNALTSRVLLLTDSTHGLPVRITRNDVSLIANGTGILDELELRHVSKSTDVRIGDLLVTSGLGHRFPEGYPVARVIKVQRDSGQNYAQIIAQPLAALDRIRYVLLIWPDSQMQNELIESSIAKESQ